Sequence from the Pseudocalidococcus azoricus BACA0444 genome:
ATTGCTGGGGGAGCCGTAATTGCCGGGATCTGGCTCATTCCCCCCTTGTTACGGTTGTTGGCCCGGACCGAGAGCCGGGAATTATTCTTGCTTGGAGTGGTCGCGCTCTGTTTGGGGATCGCCCTATTGACAGATCGCCTCGGCCTTTCGATTGAAATTGGGGCCTTCATTGCGGGGCTGATGATCTCGGAGGTGGAGTATGCCGATCAGACCCTTTCCTATGTGGAGCCGTTACGGGATATTTTTGCCACCCTCTTTTTTGCCGCCATTGGGATGTTGATTGACCCGGTCTTTCTCTGGAATCACTGGGAGCTAATTCTGGGCCTGGTGGCCTTGGTGATTATTGGCAAGTTTTGTATTATCACCCCCATCGTCAAGCTGTTTGGCTATTCCTGGAAAACGGCCTTGATTACGGGCATCGGCCTGACCCAAATTGGGGAATTTTCCTTTGTCCTGGCTAGTGAAGGACAATCCCTCGGCCTGGTGTCGCGGCAAGTGTATCTGCTGATCCTGGGGACAACAGCGGTGACATTAATCGTGACTCCCTTTCTCTTAAAAGCCGTACCCTTATTGATGGGGTTACCTTGGTTCCAGGCCTGGTTTCAGAATGATGATCGGGTGATTGAAATGGGTGAAACCGAATTACCGCAACAAAATCACCTCATTGTCTGTGGCTATGGACGCGTTGGGCAGAGTATTGTCCAACTGTTACGGGAACAAAATTATCCTGTCTTGGTGATTGATCAAAGTGAAGAGGCGATTCAGAAACTCCGCCAGACGGATATTCCCTATCTCTATGGCAATGCCTCTAGCCCGACCGTATTAGAAAAAGCGGGTGTCTCCCAGGCCTTGGGGATGGCCATCGCTCTTTCCGACAGCATGAGTACCCGGTTATGTCTCAAACGGGGATTGGAATTTGCCCCAGAGTTAGATGTGATTGTCCGGGCCAATCAAGACAAAGACATTGAACTGCTCTACCAACTGGGGGCGCGGGAAGTGGTGCAGCCGGAGTTTGAAGCCAGCCTGGAACTTGCGGCCCATTTGTTGTTTAGCTTGGGCCTATCTGAGCCAAAAATTCAGCGGCAAGTCCAAAATATTCGCAACCGACACTACCAAGATTTACGGGGAGAACGCTCGGCCATGTTGGTTTCCCGTGAACTTCGCCAGGCCGCGCGCGACTTAAATAGCCAATGGCAGACCTTAGCCGATAACTCCCCAGTCCTGGGCATGAGTCTCAAGGATATTGAACTGCGGCAATTGACGGGGGCAACTTTGTTAGCGGTGATGCGAGCCGATGGAACCGAAATTGACTACCCCGGCGGGGAAACAGAACTCCAGGCCGGTGATCGCTTGTTGATTACAGGGCAACCCACTGAGATTAAAGCGGCCCAGGCCCTCTTTAGTGAACCGACCCCATTCGTCACGCCAATTCTCAACGGTGGCCATGGGAATGGGGATGTCATTGCCAATTTGTGGCTGATGTTACCGCCGGATAGTGCTGGGATTAATTGTCCCTTAGGAGAGGTGGGGTTGCCCCAGGGAGTCATTGTCCAAGCCCTGCGCCGTGATGGGATCTTTTCGATGCTACCCAATGCCGACATCATTCTTGAGGGAGGGGATCGCCTCCTACTGCGGGGGCCAGTGAATGATTTGACCCTAGCTGGGGATATTCTCACAGCCCGATCTGTTTTGCTGGCATCCCCCCAATTGGAAGCCGTCTAAAGGATCACTCAGTCACCTAAATTGGGAAATACTGCGGCTCAATGCCTGGTCCAATCAGGAGTAGAGAATTTTCCTTCATCAGTTCCCATTTTTCCTGGGGGTTAAAGGGTTCCGAGGCAATTTGTACCCCCCCTGGATTTTGCCAATAGAGGGTTGGGATGGGTTCAGGATTACCGCAGCGGGCGGCGAGGAGATAGTTACCATCGGTGACAACCATATTTAAGGCCACTCGAACTCCATTGGCTTCAGCTAGTTCTAGTACTATGCGGAGGGTTTGGCGGAGGGCCATAATTGGGGAAAGTTGGGGATTCGAGACCATTTCACTGCAAAATAGGGCAAACAGATGTTCAGAATCTGTAGTTCCCTCAATCAGGGCATAGGATAAGTCGTTGAGGCGATTGCGAATGGGGCGATAGAGGCTCTGCCGGAAGTTTTCAATAAAACCGTTATGAATACCTAACCAGCGGCCCCAGCGAAAGGGTTGGGAATTACTCAGTTGTACCGCTTGCCCAGGGGTGGCACTTCTGACACTGGCCAGAACACAGCCGGACTCCACAAAGCGGGCTAAATGCTCTGTGAAATTTAAATCACTCCAAATCGGGAGGACTTGCCGATATAAAAACGGTTCTACGGCCTGGCGGGGATGATACCAACCGACTCCAAAGCCATCGGCATTCAGTAAGCCTACGGTCATCTCACGGGGTAAGTAGCTTTGGACTAGGAGAGAATGCTCTGGGATTAATATTAAATGTTCAAGACTGCGAACCGGCCCCAAATAGGCTAAGAGACGACACATAGCAGGCAAAACTCCAGGGGGACTAACTTTAATTATGGGGGCTACCCTTGCACAAGGCTGGATCCTGGCTCAACCTAGTAAGGCTCACCGTTGTTAGGGGTTGGGTTGACCGGGGGCTAATTTAAGTCATTCAAAGATAATGCTGATCACTATACTAAAGGTTTCATCGTGGTAGTCGGCCCGATTAAGGCAATGGATAGATGGACTCTCTGTTTGGGATGTCATCCTGCTGACTAGAGCCTGGAATCCCCTGACTGTTAGGTTAGAGAAAGTTAATTTGGTTGATCCATGTGCTGATCGACCGGAATCAAGATTTGGTTTAATTGCACTCCTGCGAGATTTTAATCCTATGCCCCTGATTGTGCCCCCTTCACTGCCCGCCCGTAAGTCCATTGATGCCAATATCTGGTTAGCCCTTGTTGGGGGCCTGGTGGGGACGGTGATTATTTATGCGATCCTGATCCCGTTTCAGACGAGTTATATTGGGCAGTTGCTGTTTAATCGGGGTTGGACTCAGCCCGTGGTGATTTTGTTTGCCCTCTTAGTGGCGATTTTTACTCTCCTCAAGTGGATGCGAGTCCTAGTCGAGGAGCGGGCCCTGAGGCAGGCCTGGATTCCCGGAAATTTTCCGATCCAATCCCCGACCGATGAGCAACTTTGGGATTTTCAACAAACTCTGAGTAAACGCCGGGCGGTTTTGCCGATTCGTTGTGCCCGGATTTTGGGAGCTTATATGCAGGGGCAAACCCGAGAAGCCGCTGCCGAGATGGCCTTGGATGATGGGGCCGCAGCCAGTGCCGCTTCGGAGAGTTCCTATACCTTGCCGCGAGTTTTGGTCTGGGCAATTCCACTGCTGGGGTTTATCGGTACTGTCGTTGGGATTAGCCAGGCCGTGGATGGATTTTCTCGCTTTCTCCAGGCCGCCCAAGAGGTGGATCAAATTAAAGAAGGGATTGGCAGTGTCACAACTGGGTTGGCTGTAGCCTTTGATACAACCCTGCTGGCCCTGGTGCTGAGTGTCTTGGTGATGATTCCCCTGGTGATGGTGGAGCGACTGGAATCCCAGTTATTGCTGAATATGGACAGTTACATCAATGACTTTGTGTTGGGGCGCATTAGCGGGACTGGGGCGGAAACAGCCGGGCCCAGTTTGGGGGTAGAGGAGTTACGGCAAACGGTACAGGAGGTCTTACGGGCAGAGTTACCGGGCCTGGAGGAAAAAATTGTCCCCCTGCCCGAAAAACTCGAAACGGTCTTAAATCAGTTTGGGCGACTTTCCCAGGCCTTGGCCAATGACCGCAAGCAATTTTTAGCCACCTTAACGGAAACTCAGGAAACCCAGGCCCAGGCCCTCGAGCAACTGTTAGCTCAATTTCATCATCAAGGGGCATTACTCCTGGAGACAATGCAGCAGGGACAGGTGGAAGCTTCTAGTAAAATCACCAGTCAAGCCGCTGAAGTGGCCCAAGTTCTTGCTCAAACCAATCAAATTTTGCAGCAGCGATTGGAGGTGATTACTTCCCTGGATGGAGCCTTAAAAACCCTAGCGGATACGGGGAGTTTACAAGGGGTATTGAAGGATCTAGAGGTAACTTTAATTCAACTCCAACCCACCCTCCAGCAACTTTCCCAACCGCGGCGTGTCACCCTGGTTGAACAGGCCTGGGATCACAACAAATCCTAAGCCTTAGCATTGCCTAATCCTGCCCGATCTATCTACCTGAAACCTCACCGAAGGTCTTGATGAATTATGCCCCGCCGCCATCACGCTCCTGAACTGGATCTCTTTCCATTCCTGTCTGTCTTGGCCTGTACCATTGGCACGCTGATTCTGATGGTGGTGGTGATCAGTACCAGCAGTCTGCAAAAAGACCGGAGTAATGTCCAAATTTTGGCCCGGGAAACCGCCCAAGGTGAAAAAACGCCCCGTTATGTTGAATGTCTGGCCAAAGGAGTCTTGATTCATCCCCAAAGAACCCTGGTTCCCACGGCCCAACTGGATAGCCCCACCGCTGCCTTTACTAAACTCGTCAATCAGATCAAAAGTCGTCCATCGGAATATATTATCGTTGCGGTGCGCCCCGATGGCTTTGACTGCTTTGAAAAAGCGCGGGCCGTGGTGGAGCAAGCCGGGGTGGCCATTGGTTTTGAACCCTTTAATGCGGATTGGAAACTTTGTTTGAAGCAACCCTGCCAATGATGTCTGCCCCCCCCGCAACCCCTCCCAGGATTCATGTCCTTTCCCCCCAAGTGACAGCCATCATGGCGGCTGGGGAAGTCATGGATGATTGGGGAGCCGTGGTGCGGGAATTAATTGAAAATGCCCTAGATGCCCAGGCCCAACGGATTCAACTCCATTTAGATGTATCCGGCCAGTCCCTGGAAATTACCGATAACGGTTGGGGAATGAGTTGGGCTGATCTCCAAGTCTGTTGTTTGCCCCATAGCACCAGTAAAGCTCCCGCCGATCAGGGCTTGCCCGCTGTTCAGACTCTCGGATTCCGGGGTGAGGCTCTCCATAGCTTGGTACAGGTGGGCACAGTCACCATTGCTAGTCGAGTCAATCCCCAAGAGCCAGGCTGGTGCGTTGTTTATAACAGTCAGGGACAGGTAGAACAGATTGAGACTATTGCTATGGCCCCTGGGACAAAAATCACGGTCAAAAACCTCTTCCAGGCCTGGCCCCATCGTCAGCATCCCCCCAACTTACGAGACCTGCAACGGATCATTTATCAAGCCGCCCTTTGCCATCCCCAGGTGACTTGGCAAGTCCATAATGGCCCGCGGGCCTGGTTCCAGTTGAGTCCTGGTCAAACTGCTCAGGATATTCTTCTCCAAATTTTCCCCCACCTCCATCCCGGCGATCTCCAGGCCTGGCAGTCCCCCCAATTAGAGTTAGCCATTGGCAGACCGGATCGGTATCATCGGCGGCGGCCGGATTGGGTCTTGTTAGCGGTGAATGGACGCTGTGTGCAATTAAAAGGGAACTTGGGCCAAGAACTCCAACAAACCCTGCTCCAGGCCTGGGAACGGACTTTGCCGCGCCATCGTTTCCCCCTCTGTTTTGCCCATTTTCAGATCCCTAGTGAACAGGTAGATTGGCATTGTCATCCAGGGAAGCAGGAACTCTATGTGGCTCATCCCCAGGCCTGGCAAGATATTTTGAAAACGGCCCTGCGCGACCTCAACCAAATCACAACTAGCCCTGAGCCAACAACAATCACTCCTAGCTTGGGCATTAAAACTAGCCGGGCCGCAGAATTAGCCGGAGCCTATGGTCGTGGTGTCGCTCTCTTAAACTCAGCCAATCCGCTCCCCAGTCAGCCGGAATTGAAAGTCCTCACCCAAGTGCATCAAACCTATATTTTGGTCGAGCATCCCACGGGCCTGTGGTTGGTCGAGCAGCACATTGCCCATGAACGGGTCTTATATGAGCAACTTCAGGCCGATTGGGCATTGGTGGAATTAGAGTCTCCGATTCAACTCGAGCGTTTGACCCCGCCCCAAATTGAGCAGTTAACCCAGCTATGGATGCCCCCAGAACCCTTTGGCCCCTCCCTCTGGTTGATTCGCCAAGTCCCCAAAACCCTTCAGGATCGCCCAGACTTGGCCGCCGCTGTTTGGGAATTGAGTTTAACTCACCAGTTTCAGGCGGCCCTCGTGGCTACGGCTTGTCGGAGTGCGATTCGCAATGGAACCCCTCTGGGCCTGGGAGAAATGCAAACCTTAATTGACCAATGGCAACGGACGGAACACCCCCAAACGTGCCCCCACGGCCGCCCGATTTGTTTGCGGCTAGAAGAATCATCTTTGGCTCGGTTTTTTCGCCGCCATTGGGTTATTGGCAAGAGTCACGGGATTTAGATTTAGCCCACCTCTGTGCCTACAGTTGACCTTTACAACCCTTCCACACCCTCAGCATAGCTGTAAACCTCAATCCCCAAATCTTCCGCAACTGGGATGGCCCGCTGATCCACCATTGGAGAGATGATCATCTTGCGGGTGACGGGGCGTTGATGACGTTTTTGATAGAAGGCAACTTTGCGATTAAAGCTATAGATATCCGGTTTACTAATGGAAGATTTGATTTCACAGGCCATCACCTCACCATTTTTGATAATGATGTCAATTTCCACTTGATCCGGCCGGCCAAAAACTTCACCGGCTTCATCAAAGTCATTGATATTCAGAACTTGGACACCAAAGGACTCTTCTAAAATTCCTTTGAGGGCATTACGGAAACTGGCTTCTGAATAGAGACCCCAACGGGAACCCAGCGCGCCAATAGTACTGTCAAACCGCTTATCAATTCGGCGGATTTCAGCTAGAGTTTCATGCCATTTGCGATCTTGTTCCTCCCATCTCCGGCTCTGTTCAGCCCATTTCCGGTCTTGCTCCAGTGAGATTTGACGCTGTTCAGCCCATTTCCGATCTTGTTCCAGTGAGATTTGACGTTGTTCAGCCCATTTCTGATCTTGTTCCAGTGAGATTTGACGCTGTTCGGCCCATTTCCGATCTTGTTCCAGTGAGATTTGATGCTGTTCGGCCCATTTCCGGGCTTGTTCCTCCCGATCTCGCTGTAATTCATTGAGAATTCGATCAAACCTATTGTCAGTTTCCTGTTTTCCAGCGTAATAATCTGAAACAGTTCGCAAAATAAAGTCTCTGATCTGCGGGTCTTGGGCAATCAGATGCGGTAACTCAGTACGAATCAGGGTTTTGATGTCTGGCTCAGTCATGGTTCATATTCTAGCTGGGCAACTCTGAGATCAGCAGATTCCCACCAGGCATTGTCAATGGTTAGAGAAATCCGCTTTCGAACACACAGGCCTGGGTCAAGTAGGTTAATTTCCCATGATTGCCTGAGGCCAGGAATCCCGAACAGCTAAGATTGATATTGTTATAGTTTAATGGAAATATCTCAATTCCTAGGAGACTATCCCTAGGCCTGGGCAATAGTTTTTAGGTTGGCAATGCATTGCGGATCGATATCAATAATTTTTGGTGTGCTGGATTGTGAAACTTTCCTTTCGACAGAAGCTGCTCATTTACATTGCCGCCCCGATTGCTCTCCTTTACATTGGCATTTGGATTTACACAGTCATCACCTTATCTCGGGATGATAAGCGACAAATTGAAGAGCAAATGCAAGAGTTAGTCACAACCTATGCCAATCAAGTAGATGGGAATCTTAAAGAACTAGAAGAAATTAACCAAACAATTGTCAATGCCCTAGAGTCGTTCCCAAATTTGTCCGAAGCGCAACTCTATAATTACCTAACCCGAAATGTCAAGCTCAATCCGTTAATATATGGTTCAGCTATTGCCTATCAACCCTATGAATTTAGTCCTAATCAACAGCTTTTTGCTCCCTATGTTTTTGATAATGGGCAAATTCAAAAAATCAACATTGCTCGGATTTATGATTATACCCGTCCAGAGTATCAATGGTTTCATAGGGCAATCAGCACAGGTAAACCGGCCTGGTCAGAACCCTATCTAGGACAGGCGGGTAAAGTGTTGATGGTTAGCTACTCTGCCCCTTTCCAGATGAATGGTAAGGTGCGCGGGGTTTCTACTCTTGATGTTCCCTTAGAAACTTTAAGCGACCGCATCCAAATTGAGGCTTTGAAGAAACGAGACTTTTTTATCTTGGATCGACGAGGAGTAGTCATTTTTCACAACAAGACAGAGTTTATTGATCAAAATGCTTTTGAGATTGCCCAACAACTGAATCGCCCAGATATTAAGGCCTTGGTTGAGGCTATGGTAGCTGGTGAATCTGGTCAAGTCCGAATGCCACGGTGGTCAGATAATGAGCAACAGTGGGTTTTTTACTCTCCGATTCGGCGGACTGGCTGGAGCTTAGCAATTCGGATTAATGAACGTGATGCCTTAGCCTATGTCCATGAGCAAACGTTAAAGGGGATTCTCTATTTAATTGTCTCCTTGGGGTTAATTGTTTCCCTAACTTGGTTGGTAACGAATCGCTTGACCATGCCTCTGCGGAAGTTAGATGGCGCGGCGCGGGACATTGCCCAGGGAAATTTGGATGTAGTCGTTGATATTGATAGTCATGATGAAATCGGTAACTTGGCCCGGACATTTTCCGATATGGCGGGTCAACTCAAAGAATCCTTTGGGGAGTTACAAAAGTTTAATCAAAGTTTAGAAGCCCTTGTCGTTGAGCGCACCCAGGCCCTAAAAGTTGCCAATACTGAACTGATGCAAAAAGAAGCCCTACTCCAGAAACAGAGCGAAGTCATTCCGCGCTTGAATAATTCTCCGGCACTCCAACAGGGTAACTTGGGAATCCTGTTACGCTCTGTCACCCAGGCGGCGGGGGAAACCCTGAACCTGAAACGGGCTGCAATTTGGCAGTTTACGGATACAGGCTTGGTTTGCGTGGATCTGTATCGAGAGGGAGAACGGCGACATCGCTCAGATCTAGAGTGGAGTTGGGCTAAATATCCCCAGTTTTTGAGCTTGTTACAACAGGGCTTGACCTTTATTTCCAGCCATTTGGCTACGGATGCTCGCTTAGTAGAATTGATGAGTTACTTTGAGGCCTATGATATTCAGGCCATTCTCTATATGCCAGTTCGCTTTAGTAACAAAGTAGTGGGCTTTTTGGGAGTGGAGGCGGTTGGGGAAATCCGGGATTGGCTGATTGAAGAACGTAACTTTATTCGTAACTTAACGGATATGGTTTCCCTCGGGATTGCGGCGCGAGATCGGGTCCAGGCCGAGCTTGAATTGGTCAAAGCGAAAGAAGCTGCTGAAGCGGCCAACCAGGCCAAAAGTATTTTTCTGGCCAATATGAGTCATGAGTTACGCACGCCCCTGAATGCCATTTTGGGGTTTAGTCAATTACTTTTACGGGATGCGAGCCTAACCCATAAACAACAACAAACTCTGGGGACGATTAACCGCAGTGGTGAGCATCTCTTGGGCTTGATTAATGATGTGCTAGATATGGCCAAAATTGAAGCAGGTCGAACGGTTCTGCAATTGGAAGCCGTTGATTTAGGCCATTTACTGCAAACGGTTCAGGATATGTTGCAAGTGCGGGCATTGGCCAAGCAGATTTACCTGAAGTTTGAGATTGACCCAGATTTACCCCCGGCGGTGGAGGCAGACCCCGGTAAACTCCGGCAAGTCCTAGTGAATTTGTTAGGGAATGCGATTAAGTTTACCCAACGGGGAGGTGTGACCCTAACGGTGACCCAGTCCGAGCCGATGACCTCCCCAGACTTACGTCAAGGTGTTTCCGGAACTCCCGTCACCTTCACAATTGCAGATACGGGCATTGGGATGGGGCCTGAGGAGTTGCAGATTCTCTTTCAACCCTTTGTCCAAACCGACAGTAGTAAAAAAGTCAGTGAAGGAACCGGCCTGGGATTGGCCATTAGCCGTCAGTTTATCCAGTTAATGGGGGGAGATATTCAGGTACAGAGCCGCAAAGGACAAGGGAGTACCTTCACCTTTACCATTCCCCTGAAGCGGGTACAGCCTCAGCCTTCTCAAACATCGCCTCAGCATATTACCCATCTGGCTGCTGGCCAACGTCTCTACAGGATTTTAGCGGTGGATGATAAAGCTGAAAACCGGGAATTACTCTCCCAGTTGTTACGCCCCCTTGGTTTTGAGGTGATGACGGCCAATGATGGTCAAGAGGCAATTGACGTTTGGGATCGGGAAAAACCTGATTTAATTCTGATGGATATTAAGATGCCAGTCATGGATGGGGAAATGGCCACCCGGAATATTCGGGCCCGGCTGGGGGAGGAGCAAGGATCGGGAACTAAGATTATTGCCTTAACCGCTAGTGTTTTTGAGTCGGAGCGCCAGGCCCTTGCGGATGCGGGTTGTGATGACTTTATGGTGAAGCCCTTTAACAATGACTATCTTTTAGAACGGATTAAGGTGCACTTGGGCTGTGAGTATGTCTATGCTGATGCGGCCCCCCCCTGCCCCCCCCCCGTGACTGTGGTTGCTGATTTAACTCCAGAGGCGTTGCAGGTAATGCCCCAGGCCTGGATTAGGGATCTAGCTACGGCGGCCAAGAAACTGAATGCCAAACAAGTCAAAGAATTAATTGCCGCTATTCCCAATGAACAGGCCAGCTTAAAGGAGAGTTTAGAGGGCCTGGTGCAACGGTTACGGTTTGACGCACTACTCAAGCTCTGTGAATCGGCTTCAGTGGCCCGCAAATAAGCAGTACCGTTACCAGGCTAGATCTAGCTCGCGAAGGCGATTTTTGAGGCTAAAGGGTTCATCAACGACGGGTTGGGTAATGTTTAATTCCTGTCGCCATTGGGGTATGGGTTTTGACCAGCCCTCTTCCCAGCGTTGGGCAATCAGCGGTTTTGCCTCTAGGGCCATGGCCATGCCTCGGGCTACTTGGGCCGTGATTCCCCCAAGGCGTTCCGGTTGACGTTTGAGAGCTAACCCCATCCCGGCGACCTGCAAAACCACACACATCGGATAACCAATTTGTACCGCTTGAATCGCTAGCACCCCTAACTCTCCACCTGTTGGGCCAAAGCCAGTAACAACATGGATAATATCGTGGGTTTTCCGGAGTCGTGCAATCAGCCAATCTTCATCGGTGTTGATCTCCGTTTTGCGATAAAAATTCGGGTCATAGTCCAAAGCTAATAAAACGGTGGCGTAGGTATGTCCCAGGGTGCCAGGGGGGAGCGTAGCTAGAGCGGCCAGGTCAATGTCTGGGCCAATAAATCGTTCTGCCATCATGGCCTGGGCCTCAGGAATTGCCCGCACCCGGTCTAAACAAACCCGCAGTTGTTCAGAGCCACGAAAATTATCCTCAATATCAAAAACATCGTCCGTATTGGCCCCCATGGACTTGAGCAGGTCTGACACGGCCTGGAAGTTGCGTAGGGTACGGGATAATTCTTCAAAACGTTTGATCATGGCTGCTTTCCCTTAAATTTTAGTGTAGATGGGATGCTTCTAATTGGTATTGACGACTATCTCCATCAAGAATAGTGCTGCCAAGTTAAGCCAACCACCATATCGTTGTAGTCTAGATCACCGCCTCCGAAAAGGTCTTCAAAGCCCCAGAGAGTTTGTCCCAACCGCCGGACATGGGCAACCCCATCGGGATTAGCCGCATCAAAGGAGAAGAAGCTGTGAATTGGGCCGGTGGGGGCATTGCTTGGATTTGTTCCTAAAAATTGACCGACACTCCCATTGGCAATTAACGCCATGCCGTAGAGGGTGCTGCTGGCTAAGGCAACTGTTTGGCGTTCACTGCTAAATATGGTGTTGACTGTGGGTAATATCCGGCCCGTGAGGGGGTCTTGAATCCGCTGGAGCACAGCTTGGGTATAGGCGACATCCCCAGGTTTTGTATCAATGACTCCATCTCCGGTCGTATCCAATCCCCCTGTGAAGCTATCCACCTTGAATAGGGCCAGGGTATTGTTGTAGGCTCCACCCCGAGCAATTTCAACCTCGGCCGTGAGGGTATATCCGGGTTGCCCAGGGGTGACCAAAACTGAGGTGCCAACTTCCAACTGGGTCTTCGCCCAGCGGAGATCAACATAGCCCCGACTATCGGCTTCGGCATGAAAGACCCCGTTATCAATGGACAGTTGGGTTTGCCCATTTTCAGAGAAGAATAGCCCATAGTGTTGATTGCCCTCCAGTTGAGTAGCCATAAAAGCCCCATTGGCCTGGAACTCGGATTGGGTCAGACGTTGCGGGTCTCCCAATGCGGCGGCGGCGGTACTGGCGGTGAGGGCATTGAGATTACTGCTGGTGGCATTTTGAAAAATAGTCTGTTGCCGGGCCTGGACGGCGGCCGCATATCCCGGATCGCTGGGGAGTAAATGACCAATCCGCCCTTGAGCATCATCCACCTGAAACACGCCAAACCGATAAGCCCCTTGGGCCGTGACATTATGGAACTGGAGTACCCCATCGCTGGCGGTCGGAATATAGAAAATACCGGGATTAACTTGTATGGGGCCAGGGGTGACTTGGGCGGGAGCATTGAAGCCTGCAACGACTCCATTAACAACCCCATCACTATCGCCCCGCCCCCCATCAATGAGGTGAATTTTGAGGGTATCAACCAAGTTATCCCCAGTTGTATCAAGAAACTCTACGCCCGTATGGCCATTGTAGAGAAACTCCTCATATTTTTTGGCCCTAGGGTTGAAGCGGAAATAACTATTGAGGCTGCTTAATCCATTGACGGCGGTGGTGACCGTTGTTTTCCCATTGGGCGTGGAGACATTAAAGTTAAGTTCAGCAAAGGGGAGGCCACCCATCTGACTTAAGCCCTGCTCCAGGCCAACGGGATTCATGCCTAAATTCCGCAGTTGTGTACCGGGGGCATTTGTGAAGCTGAGGGAACGGTTACTTAGGAGTGTGGCGGCTGTGCTGGTTAAAGGCACTAACCCAAGGTGTATCTGCCGTTGCCGGGGGCCCAACTCTTGGTCATCCTTGAGGGCAATCACAACCTCCTTAACGGCCTCATGAGGTGCAAAAACAACATAGCCAGCTTGGGCATCGTAGTGAACCCCGGCCTGGGCAGAATCATTAAGAGTGCGATATTGGGCGGCGGCGGATTGGGCTAAATTGCCACTGCGGGTGATGGTAAAGACGAGAGCCTGCCCATTTTCTGCCACAACGGGACTGTT
This genomic interval carries:
- a CDS encoding PD-(D/E)XK nuclease family protein, with product MTEPDIKTLIRTELPHLIAQDPQIRDFILRTVSDYYAGKQETDNRFDRILNELQRDREEQARKWAEQHQISLEQDRKWAEQRQISLEQDQKWAEQRQISLEQDRKWAEQRQISLEQDRKWAEQSRRWEEQDRKWHETLAEIRRIDKRFDSTIGALGSRWGLYSEASFRNALKGILEESFGVQVLNINDFDEAGEVFGRPDQVEIDIIIKNGEVMACEIKSSISKPDIYSFNRKVAFYQKRHQRPVTRKMIISPMVDQRAIPVAEDLGIEVYSYAEGVEGL
- a CDS encoding cation:proton antiporter; amino-acid sequence: MQEDFRLIIDLVTVLGIAAIGGLLAALLKQPTLLGYLIGGMIVGPAGLGWIKEVVQVETLAQFGVAFLLFTLGVSFSLSEIKKVQGISLGGGILQILLTILVTTGISLWVGWVNSPQEGVFLGAILSLSSTAVVLRSLMDSNSTNTPPGQVMLGILVVQDLAVGLMLAVLPALDKPPEELGIALAWALVQIALIAGGAVIAGIWLIPPLLRLLARTESRELFLLGVVALCLGIALLTDRLGLSIEIGAFIAGLMISEVEYADQTLSYVEPLRDIFATLFFAAIGMLIDPVFLWNHWELILGLVALVIIGKFCIITPIVKLFGYSWKTALITGIGLTQIGEFSFVLASEGQSLGLVSRQVYLLILGTTAVTLIVTPFLLKAVPLLMGLPWFQAWFQNDDRVIEMGETELPQQNHLIVCGYGRVGQSIVQLLREQNYPVLVIDQSEEAIQKLRQTDIPYLYGNASSPTVLEKAGVSQALGMAIALSDSMSTRLCLKRGLEFAPELDVIVRANQDKDIELLYQLGAREVVQPEFEASLELAAHLLFSLGLSEPKIQRQVQNIRNRHYQDLRGERSAMLVSRELRQAARDLNSQWQTLADNSPVLGMSLKDIELRQLTGATLLAVMRADGTEIDYPGGETELQAGDRLLITGQPTEIKAAQALFSEPTPFVTPILNGGHGNGDVIANLWLMLPPDSAGINCPLGEVGLPQGVIVQALRRDGIFSMLPNADIILEGGDRLLLRGPVNDLTLAGDILTARSVLLASPQLEAV
- the egtC gene encoding ergothioneine biosynthesis protein EgtC, with product MCRLLAYLGPVRSLEHLILIPEHSLLVQSYLPREMTVGLLNADGFGVGWYHPRQAVEPFLYRQVLPIWSDLNFTEHLARFVESGCVLASVRSATPGQAVQLSNSQPFRWGRWLGIHNGFIENFRQSLYRPIRNRLNDLSYALIEGTTDSEHLFALFCSEMVSNPQLSPIMALRQTLRIVLELAEANGVRVALNMVVTDGNYLLAARCGNPEPIPTLYWQNPGGVQIASEPFNPQEKWELMKENSLLLIGPGIEPQYFPI
- the mutL gene encoding DNA mismatch repair endonuclease MutL → MSAPPATPPRIHVLSPQVTAIMAAGEVMDDWGAVVRELIENALDAQAQRIQLHLDVSGQSLEITDNGWGMSWADLQVCCLPHSTSKAPADQGLPAVQTLGFRGEALHSLVQVGTVTIASRVNPQEPGWCVVYNSQGQVEQIETIAMAPGTKITVKNLFQAWPHRQHPPNLRDLQRIIYQAALCHPQVTWQVHNGPRAWFQLSPGQTAQDILLQIFPHLHPGDLQAWQSPQLELAIGRPDRYHRRRPDWVLLAVNGRCVQLKGNLGQELQQTLLQAWERTLPRHRFPLCFAHFQIPSEQVDWHCHPGKQELYVAHPQAWQDILKTALRDLNQITTSPEPTTITPSLGIKTSRAAELAGAYGRGVALLNSANPLPSQPELKVLTQVHQTYILVEHPTGLWLVEQHIAHERVLYEQLQADWALVELESPIQLERLTPPQIEQLTQLWMPPEPFGPSLWLIRQVPKTLQDRPDLAAAVWELSLTHQFQAALVATACRSAIRNGTPLGLGEMQTLIDQWQRTEHPQTCPHGRPICLRLEESSLARFFRRHWVIGKSHGI
- a CDS encoding MotA/TolQ/ExbB proton channel family protein, with protein sequence MPLIVPPSLPARKSIDANIWLALVGGLVGTVIIYAILIPFQTSYIGQLLFNRGWTQPVVILFALLVAIFTLLKWMRVLVEERALRQAWIPGNFPIQSPTDEQLWDFQQTLSKRRAVLPIRCARILGAYMQGQTREAAAEMALDDGAAASAASESSYTLPRVLVWAIPLLGFIGTVVGISQAVDGFSRFLQAAQEVDQIKEGIGSVTTGLAVAFDTTLLALVLSVLVMIPLVMVERLESQLLLNMDSYINDFVLGRISGTGAETAGPSLGVEELRQTVQEVLRAELPGLEEKIVPLPEKLETVLNQFGRLSQALANDRKQFLATLTETQETQAQALEQLLAQFHHQGALLLETMQQGQVEASSKITSQAAEVAQVLAQTNQILQQRLEVITSLDGALKTLADTGSLQGVLKDLEVTLIQLQPTLQQLSQPRRVTLVEQAWDHNKS